A single region of the Hyphomicrobiales bacterium genome encodes:
- the mutS gene encoding DNA mismatch repair protein MutS, whose translation MNGPFEHQAKPSDATKPAPAGADGRVTPMMAQYTEIKLAHPNCLLFYRMGDFYELFFEDAEMASRTLGIVLTKRGKHLGEDIPMCGVPVEKSEDYLQRLIAAGHRVAVCEQTEDPAEAKKRGGKSVVARGVVRLVTPGTITEESLLDPARANLLVAVTRRRAGDQAYVYGLAAIDISTGRFTVAEVEAGQLAADLARLDPRELLVPDTLIDDPDLATLWREIRTSITPMARDGLDAASADRRLKDYFGVASLDAFGVFTRTEVAAAALVLGYVDRTQLGSRPPLSPPAREAAGGTLLIDAATRANLELSRTLSGERGGSLLAAVDRTLTSAGGRLLAERLAGPSTDFAVIRARHDAVAYLVDRAFLREGLRARLRAAPDMARALSRLALGRGGPRDLAALRDGLAVARVVAALLTERDGEEAGDLPEAADRPAELNSAAAALADLAPELASQLQAALSDELPLLKRDGGFVRAGHLPALDEARLLQADSRRFIVALQARYVGETGCRTLKVKHNNVLGYFVEVPQAAGEDFLKPPLNELFVHRQTMAGTMRFSTVELGELEAKIASASDRAVRLELAVFDELVAVVAANAEPIKRAADALGLIDVTAGLADLAADLGWSRPEIEDSLAFRIEGGRHPVVEAALKASGGTFVANDCDLTAPGGKSGAVTLITGPNMAGKSTYLRQNALIVVLAQMGAFVPARAARIGIVDRLFSRVGAADDLARGRSTFMVEMIETAAILNQAGPRALVILDEIGRGTATFDGLSIAWAAVEHLEAVNRSRALFATHYHELTALADRLDNVSNATMRVTDWHGDVVFLHEVVPGAADRSYGIQVAKLAGLPAPVIARAREVLDQLEKTEREKPVSALIDDLPLFAATLKPVTPPPAVAAAGPDLLREALGGIDPDDMTPREALEALYRLKGLSADA comes from the coding sequence ATGAACGGGCCATTTGAACACCAAGCAAAGCCGAGTGACGCCACCAAGCCGGCGCCGGCCGGGGCCGACGGGCGCGTGACGCCGATGATGGCTCAATATACCGAGATCAAGCTGGCGCACCCCAATTGCCTCTTGTTTTATCGGATGGGCGATTTCTACGAGCTTTTCTTCGAGGACGCGGAGATGGCTTCGCGAACCCTCGGTATCGTCCTGACCAAGCGCGGCAAGCACCTTGGCGAAGATATCCCGATGTGCGGCGTGCCCGTGGAGAAATCGGAAGACTACCTCCAGCGTCTCATTGCGGCAGGCCACCGCGTGGCCGTCTGCGAGCAGACCGAGGACCCGGCGGAGGCCAAGAAGCGAGGCGGCAAGTCCGTGGTCGCACGCGGGGTCGTGCGCCTCGTGACGCCCGGCACCATCACCGAGGAAAGCCTCCTTGATCCGGCGCGCGCAAACCTTCTCGTCGCGGTCACCCGTCGCCGCGCCGGCGACCAGGCCTATGTCTACGGGCTCGCGGCCATCGATATTTCAACGGGCCGTTTCACCGTGGCCGAGGTGGAGGCGGGCCAGCTTGCCGCCGACCTTGCGCGCCTCGACCCGCGCGAACTTCTGGTGCCGGATACGCTGATCGACGATCCGGATCTCGCGACGCTGTGGCGTGAGATCCGGACGTCCATCACGCCGATGGCCCGCGACGGCCTCGATGCGGCGTCTGCCGATCGCCGGCTCAAGGATTATTTCGGCGTCGCGAGCCTCGATGCCTTCGGCGTCTTCACACGGACCGAGGTGGCGGCGGCGGCGCTCGTCCTCGGCTATGTCGACCGGACCCAGCTCGGCTCTCGGCCGCCTCTCTCGCCACCGGCGCGGGAGGCCGCAGGCGGCACGCTTCTCATCGATGCCGCGACCCGCGCCAATCTCGAACTCTCCCGGACCTTGTCCGGAGAGCGCGGCGGGAGCCTCCTGGCGGCCGTCGACCGCACGTTGACCTCTGCCGGCGGGCGGTTGCTCGCGGAGCGCCTGGCGGGCCCCTCGACGGATTTCGCTGTGATCCGCGCGCGCCACGATGCAGTTGCCTATCTCGTCGATCGCGCCTTTCTGCGTGAAGGGCTGCGCGCCCGCCTTCGCGCGGCGCCGGATATGGCGCGAGCCCTGTCACGCCTCGCGCTCGGCCGTGGCGGGCCCCGGGACCTCGCGGCTCTGCGCGATGGCCTCGCCGTGGCCCGCGTCGTTGCCGCTCTCCTGACCGAGAGGGATGGCGAGGAAGCCGGAGACTTGCCGGAGGCGGCCGACAGGCCGGCGGAACTTAACAGCGCGGCCGCCGCCCTTGCCGATCTCGCGCCTGAATTGGCAAGCCAGCTTCAGGCTGCGCTCTCCGACGAACTGCCACTCTTGAAGCGTGACGGCGGTTTCGTGCGGGCTGGCCACCTGCCGGCCCTCGACGAGGCGCGGCTGCTGCAGGCGGATTCCCGCCGCTTCATCGTCGCTCTCCAGGCGCGCTATGTCGGGGAGACCGGATGCCGGACGCTGAAGGTCAAGCACAACAATGTGCTCGGCTATTTCGTCGAGGTGCCGCAGGCGGCGGGTGAGGATTTCCTCAAGCCGCCATTGAATGAACTTTTCGTGCACCGCCAGACGATGGCCGGAACGATGCGCTTTTCCACGGTGGAGCTCGGCGAGCTCGAGGCCAAGATCGCCTCGGCGTCCGACCGCGCGGTGCGCCTGGAACTCGCCGTTTTCGACGAACTCGTGGCTGTGGTTGCGGCCAATGCCGAGCCGATCAAGCGCGCCGCCGATGCGCTCGGCCTCATCGACGTGACGGCTGGTCTCGCGGATCTCGCCGCCGATCTCGGTTGGAGCCGGCCGGAGATCGAGGACAGCCTTGCCTTCCGCATCGAGGGCGGGCGCCATCCGGTTGTCGAGGCCGCGCTGAAAGCGAGCGGCGGCACCTTCGTCGCCAATGATTGCGACCTCACCGCGCCGGGCGGCAAGAGCGGCGCCGTCACCCTGATCACCGGACCTAACATGGCCGGTAAATCGACCTATCTGCGCCAGAACGCGCTGATCGTCGTGCTGGCGCAGATGGGCGCCTTCGTGCCCGCGCGGGCGGCGCGCATCGGCATCGTCGACCGCCTGTTCTCGCGCGTCGGCGCCGCGGACGACCTCGCGCGCGGACGCTCCACATTCATGGTGGAGATGATCGAGACGGCCGCGATCCTCAACCAGGCCGGACCGCGTGCGCTTGTGATCCTCGACGAGATCGGCCGTGGCACGGCGACGTTCGACGGACTGTCCATCGCCTGGGCGGCCGTGGAGCATCTGGAAGCGGTCAACCGCAGCCGCGCCCTGTTCGCGACCCATTATCACGAACTGACCGCGCTCGCCGACCGCCTCGACAACGTCAGCAATGCCACCATGCGCGTCACCGACTGGCATGGCGACGTGGTCTTCCTGCATGAGGTGGTGCCAGGAGCGGCCGATCGCAGCTACGGTATCCAGGTGGCGAAGCTCGCAGGCCTGCCGGCCCCGGTCATCGCTCGGGCGCGCGAGGTGCTGGACCAGCTTGAGAAAACCGAGCGGGAGAAGCCCGTCTCCGCCTTGATCGACGATCTGCCGTTGTTCGCCGCGACGCTGAAACCGGTGACGCCACCGCCGGCCGTCGCTGCCGCCGGTCCGGATCTCCTGCGCGAGGCGCTTGGGGGGATCGATCCGGACGACATGACGCCGCGCGAGGCGCTGGAGGCGCTCTACCGGTTGAAAGGGCTTTCGGCGGACGCATGA
- the comM gene encoding Competence protein ComM: MVTRVATVALEGIESRAVDVQVQIAPGTVGFTIVGLPDKAVAESRERVRSALIASGLALPAKRITVNLAPADLPKEGSHYDLPIALGIMAAIGAIPDDALAGFTVLGELALDGSITAVSGVLPAAIGAYGRGQGLICPAACGPEAAWASRDGDVVAPLSLIQLANHFKGTQVLSRPQPAVAKPSGSLPDLRDIKGQETAKRALEIAAAGGHNMLMSGPPGAGKSMLAQRLPSILPPLGPRELLDVSMIHSVAGLLAGGTLTDRRPFRAPHHSASMAALVGGGLHARPGEVSLAHQGVLFLDELPEFQPQVLDSLRQPLETGEVLIARANHRVVYPARFQLIAAMNPCRCGRATEPGYACRRQPNERCMAQYQARLSGPFLDRIDIVIEMPAVTAADLIQPPAAESSAEVARRVAAARRIQEERYQALKLDGIATNAACPAAVLDDIARPDAAGLALLRQAADALKLTARGYHRVLKLALTLADLDGAAHLRHVHLAEALSYRSVLDRVPAAA; this comes from the coding sequence ATGGTGACGCGGGTCGCGACTGTCGCGCTCGAGGGGATCGAGTCGCGCGCTGTCGATGTGCAGGTGCAGATCGCGCCGGGGACGGTGGGTTTCACGATTGTCGGATTACCCGACAAGGCTGTCGCTGAATCCCGCGAGCGGGTGCGCTCCGCCCTGATCGCATCGGGTCTGGCGCTGCCGGCCAAGCGCATCACCGTCAATCTGGCCCCGGCCGATCTTCCCAAGGAAGGCTCGCATTACGACCTGCCGATCGCGCTCGGCATCATGGCGGCGATCGGCGCGATCCCGGATGATGCGCTGGCGGGCTTCACCGTGCTCGGGGAGCTTGCGCTCGACGGTAGCATCACGGCGGTGTCCGGCGTGTTGCCCGCCGCCATCGGTGCCTATGGCCGGGGACAAGGGCTGATCTGCCCGGCCGCCTGCGGGCCGGAGGCAGCCTGGGCCAGCCGCGACGGCGATGTCGTCGCGCCGCTCTCGCTCATCCAGCTCGCCAATCATTTCAAGGGCACGCAGGTTTTGTCGCGCCCGCAGCCCGCCGTGGCGAAGCCTTCAGGGTCGCTGCCGGATCTGCGCGACATCAAGGGCCAGGAGACCGCGAAGCGCGCGCTCGAGATCGCGGCGGCCGGGGGCCACAACATGCTGATGAGCGGCCCGCCGGGCGCCGGCAAGTCGATGTTGGCGCAGCGCCTGCCATCGATTCTGCCGCCGCTCGGTCCGCGTGAATTGCTCGATGTCTCCATGATCCACTCGGTCGCGGGCCTTCTGGCCGGCGGCACCTTGACGGATCGGCGTCCTTTCCGAGCTCCACACCATTCGGCTTCCATGGCCGCACTTGTCGGCGGCGGACTGCATGCGCGGCCCGGTGAGGTCTCGCTGGCGCATCAGGGTGTGCTCTTTCTGGACGAATTGCCGGAGTTCCAGCCGCAGGTGCTCGACAGCCTGCGCCAGCCGCTGGAAACAGGAGAGGTGCTGATCGCGCGCGCCAATCACCGTGTCGTCTATCCCGCCCGCTTCCAGCTGATCGCGGCCATGAACCCTTGTCGCTGTGGCCGGGCGACCGAGCCGGGCTATGCGTGCCGGCGCCAGCCCAACGAGCGCTGCATGGCGCAGTATCAGGCGCGATTGTCCGGCCCATTCCTCGATCGCATCGATATCGTCATCGAGATGCCGGCGGTGACGGCGGCCGATCTCATCCAGCCACCTGCGGCTGAGAGCTCTGCCGAGGTGGCTAGGCGCGTTGCCGCTGCCCGACGGATTCAGGAGGAGCGTTACCAGGCGCTGAAGCTCGATGGGATCGCAACGAATGCGGCCTGTCCCGCCGCCGTTCTTGATGACATCGCGCGGCCCGATGCGGCTGGCCTGGCGCTGCTGCGGCAGGCGGCCGACGCCTTGAAATTGACGGCGCGCGGCTATCACCGGGTTTTGAAGCTGGCTTTAACGCTTGCTGATCTCGACGGCGCCGCTCATTTGAGGCATGTTCATCTCGCGGAGGCACTATCGTACCGCTCAGTCCTCGATCGCGTTCCGGCCGCAGCATGA
- a CDS encoding Histidine kinase — protein MSNDAFNTIWQSPWLVGAMLVVAVTLIGLAYHARRVMARRLAASEAEIVALVGRNQTLLASESRYRSLAEVRSEFILRYDSGRRITYANEAFAKLMGHEREDLKGVPLNTVVKDIAPSVDGAVGSERIDEELATAQGMRWIAWEETVIETSRGPEWQRIGRDITDRVTSERALEEGRRKAEAANVAKSRFLATVSHEVRTPLNGILGMADLLGETHLDPEQATYVRAIRTSGDVLLSLIDEILDFSKIEAGKLELTRAPFNLRALVESVVELLAPRAQGKNVEIATYIAEDVPARIMGDADRLRQVLMNLAGNAVKFTDKGGVGIRAELAGEGRLRLSILDTGTGIPTSRLQDIFGEFEQVDEPTGRRHGGTGLGLAISRRIAEGMNGAITVESVLGRGSTFSVDIPLHAAPESDPADVIERPDLTGQRILIAADSPFEAPFLATQLRAAGGTLTVVATEEQATAAMAAGVDIAIIDCALGDERARRLAAAARRAGAWRTIILLSPFERRDFGLPSAAGFDVFLIKPVRTRSLFQQIDGWVGGELVQHQSALAAERMLAGLQTTGQTARVLLAEDNEINALLTLKALEHFGAKVDWARDGRRALGFAKGMLAGRMPAYDLALLDVRMPELDGLEVVRQIRALEGEGKKRLPIVMLTANAFAEDRQAALSAGADGFLAKPLDRTKLKAWLPLQQQREVM, from the coding sequence ATGAGCAATGACGCGTTCAACACGATCTGGCAAAGCCCATGGCTGGTCGGGGCCATGTTGGTCGTCGCGGTCACGTTGATAGGGCTGGCTTATCATGCGCGCCGGGTCATGGCGCGGCGTCTGGCGGCTTCGGAGGCCGAGATCGTCGCGCTCGTCGGCCGAAACCAGACACTGCTCGCCTCCGAGTCACGCTATCGCAGCCTGGCCGAAGTGAGGAGCGAGTTCATCCTCCGCTATGACAGTGGGCGCCGGATCACCTATGCCAATGAAGCGTTCGCGAAGCTCATGGGCCATGAGCGGGAAGATCTGAAGGGCGTGCCCCTGAATACGGTCGTGAAGGACATAGCCCCGTCCGTCGACGGGGCAGTGGGCAGCGAGCGCATCGATGAGGAGCTTGCCACGGCGCAGGGCATGCGCTGGATCGCCTGGGAGGAGACGGTCATCGAGACGTCTCGCGGCCCTGAATGGCAGCGCATCGGCAGGGATATCACCGACCGCGTGACGTCGGAACGAGCGCTCGAGGAGGGGCGGCGCAAGGCCGAAGCCGCGAACGTGGCCAAGTCCCGCTTCCTGGCGACGGTCAGCCATGAGGTCAGAACGCCGTTGAACGGGATTCTCGGCATGGCGGATCTCCTGGGTGAGACCCATCTCGACCCGGAACAGGCGACCTATGTTCGCGCCATCCGCACGTCGGGTGACGTGCTGCTGTCGCTCATCGACGAGATCCTCGACTTTTCAAAGATCGAGGCCGGCAAGCTTGAGTTGACCCGGGCGCCGTTCAATCTGCGTGCGCTGGTCGAGAGCGTGGTTGAGCTCCTGGCGCCGCGAGCCCAAGGCAAGAACGTCGAAATCGCCACCTATATCGCCGAGGATGTGCCGGCCCGCATCATGGGAGATGCCGATCGCCTGCGCCAGGTCCTCATGAATCTCGCTGGCAATGCGGTGAAATTCACGGACAAGGGCGGCGTGGGCATTCGCGCGGAGCTTGCCGGGGAGGGACGTCTCCGCCTCAGCATCCTTGATACCGGCACGGGCATTCCCACGTCGCGCCTGCAGGACATCTTCGGCGAATTCGAGCAGGTGGACGAGCCAACGGGGCGGCGTCACGGCGGCACGGGCCTTGGTCTCGCCATCAGCCGCCGCATCGCCGAGGGGATGAATGGCGCCATTACCGTCGAAAGCGTGCTTGGCAGGGGCTCGACCTTCTCCGTCGACATTCCGCTGCATGCTGCCCCCGAAAGTGATCCCGCTGACGTGATCGAACGGCCCGATCTGACGGGGCAACGCATTTTGATCGCGGCGGACTCCCCCTTCGAGGCTCCGTTCCTGGCGACCCAGCTCCGGGCGGCAGGTGGCACGCTGACGGTCGTCGCGACCGAGGAACAGGCGACAGCCGCCATGGCGGCAGGGGTCGACATCGCGATCATCGATTGCGCGCTTGGAGACGAGCGCGCTCGCCGGCTGGCTGCCGCGGCGCGCAGGGCAGGTGCTTGGCGCACGATCATTCTGCTCTCACCCTTCGAGAGGCGTGATTTCGGCCTGCCGTCGGCCGCAGGGTTTGACGTTTTCCTCATCAAGCCGGTTCGCACGCGCTCGCTCTTCCAGCAGATCGACGGATGGGTCGGCGGTGAGCTTGTTCAGCATCAAAGCGCCCTTGCAGCAGAACGGATGTTGGCGGGGCTGCAGACGACCGGCCAGACCGCACGCGTCCTCCTGGCCGAGGACAATGAGATCAACGCGCTGCTGACCCTGAAGGCGCTGGAGCATTTCGGCGCAAAGGTCGACTGGGCTCGCGACGGCCGCCGGGCGCTTGGCTTTGCCAAAGGGATGCTGGCGGGGCGCATGCCGGCTTATGATCTCGCCCTCCTCGACGTCCGCATGCCGGAACTCGATGGACTTGAAGTGGTGAGGCAGATCCGCGCGTTGGAGGGGGAAGGCAAGAAGCGCCTGCCCATCGTCATGCTCACGGCGAATGCCTTTGCGGAGGATCGCCAGGCCGCGCTTAGCGCCGGCGCGGATGGCTTCCTCGCCAAGCCCCTGGACCGCACCAAGCTCAAGGCCTGGCTGCCGCTGCAGCAGCAGCGCGAAGTCATGTGA
- a CDS encoding Adenosylhomocysteinase produces the protein MQELPFLDRLATRVARYRAEIAEPREHLALLRWQIAERHALDERTTMPGHVTTSAIVLSPDHAKILLIDHKTIGRWLQPGGHYEPAASFHLSAAREAIEETAVHGLALHPWHRGADIPFTIDSHDVPGKPARAEPDHVHHDLQYLFLADPSLPLIAQEDEVHGALWKPIAELAVIAPRAARRLRDVASA, from the coding sequence ATGCAAGAATTACCCTTCCTTGACCGCCTCGCAACCCGCGTCGCCCGCTATCGGGCGGAGATTGCGGAGCCCCGCGAGCATCTGGCGCTGCTGCGCTGGCAGATTGCGGAACGACATGCCCTTGATGAGCGCACGACCATGCCCGGACATGTGACGACGAGCGCAATCGTGCTGTCGCCCGACCATGCCAAGATCCTGCTGATCGACCACAAGACGATCGGCCGCTGGTTGCAGCCTGGAGGGCACTACGAACCTGCGGCCTCCTTTCACCTCTCAGCAGCGCGTGAAGCGATCGAAGAGACCGCAGTCCATGGCCTTGCACTGCACCCATGGCATCGGGGAGCGGATATCCCCTTCACCATCGACAGTCATGACGTGCCAGGAAAGCCGGCGCGAGCAGAACCCGACCACGTCCATCACGACCTGCAATATCTCTTCCTGGCTGATCCCTCCCTGCCCTTGATCGCCCAGGAGGATGAAGTGCATGGGGCGCTTTGGAAGCCGATCGCTGAGCTTGCCGTGATCGCGCCAAGGGCGGCCCGCCGACTTCGCGATGTGGCTTCCGCTTGA
- a CDS encoding hypothetical protein (Evidence 5 : Unknown function), producing MIARSELSIWQRGAGAGIMTELSLEFLDEQVVGHCDCCGHETRAFAAFAYRDGAACAAYKVAYTVNHSEFISMLVSLGVWGDGTTPEDRRAVAITVRTADGTCRVDDADTSYWRGASIFGAMLTREEAFATGCSQAAFDVYDAACLNDARLRRLFGVEREDDDAGASHSHET from the coding sequence ATGATCGCCCGCAGCGAACTTTCGATCTGGCAGCGTGGTGCAGGGGCTGGAATTATGACTGAGTTGAGCCTGGAGTTTCTCGACGAGCAAGTGGTTGGCCACTGCGATTGCTGCGGACATGAGACGCGTGCCTTTGCCGCCTTTGCCTATCGGGATGGCGCTGCATGTGCCGCCTACAAAGTTGCCTATACGGTTAACCATAGCGAGTTCATCTCGATGCTGGTCAGCCTCGGCGTATGGGGAGATGGTACGACGCCAGAAGATCGCAGGGCCGTTGCCATCACCGTACGTACCGCGGACGGGACATGCCGGGTTGATGACGCGGATACCTCCTATTGGCGGGGGGCGAGCATTTTTGGCGCGATGCTCACGCGTGAGGAGGCATTTGCCACAGGCTGCAGCCAGGCGGCCTTCGATGTGTACGACGCGGCTTGCCTGAATGACGCGCGTTTACGCCGCCTATTCGGGGTCGAGCGTGAGGACGATGACGCCGGCGCTTCGCACTCTCACGAAACTTGA